The following DNA comes from Palaemon carinicauda isolate YSFRI2023 chromosome 27, ASM3689809v2, whole genome shotgun sequence.
actgtattggattagcgttctcttgcacgagggtacactatagtccatttcttttagcgaggcctatttgcaccgactcgcagtgatgcccttttagctcggaaaattttcctgatcactgattggttggacaagataattctaaccaatcagcgatcaggaaacttttccgagctaaaagggcactgttgcgagtcggtgaaaatctgcctcgctaaaagaaatggactattgtgCGCGCTGTTCTATCTAATatcttttccttttgatttttgaagtttttatagttaatatatgaaatatctaatttggtGTTGCTATTGGTCTtaagatatataatttttattttttttacttctcttctagtttaatcATTTCCTTGGCTCCCTTCctcactatttttccttgttggagcccttgggctgatagcatattgctttttcaactacgggtgcagcttagctaataataataataataataataataataataataataataataataataataatagtgggaagAGACATTTCCAAATGGAGTAACTATGGACTATTCTCTATTTAGAAAATGTGGGAATTGGACGCCATATGGAGTCCACCTGGCAGAGAAGCGTCTGCAGTTGCGAACATAAATCAGTAAAATTCTATATTAATTTGGTCTTTATTTTAAATTCAAACAGGCaccacaccattatatatatatatatatatatatatatatatatatatatatatatatatatatatatatatatatatatatatatatatatgtgtgtgtgtgtgtgtgtgtgtgtatatttatatatatatatgtatatatatatatatatatatatatatatatatatatatatatatatatatatatatatatatatatatatatatatatatatatatatatatatatgattaaaacagAATTCAGCTACTTACCCGTAGCCACCACCACCCCTGGCTAGCTCATAATCAATTGATCTTGCGGAACCTAGACGAAATGATATTCACGTTACTTGGCATTTTATTGAAATATCTTTGGGAAGATCATATAATTTTGTTCATGATATATTGActacatttttatcattttctctcCATCGTATACTTTTTACAATTCGGGATTTGAAAATAGCCGTTCATAAAAGGTTATTTCTTAATCTGATGTCACAAGACAATTGTTCAATTGTAACTTACTGTTTAAATTTTGCATCCTGACGAATCGATCACTATATAGACTTAAACCATATATCGATTTCGTAAAGTAAACAGAAAACAATCACCGTAAACAAATCCTTACACCTTCACCTCAGTGTGCGGTTCCCTAACACTGCAATGGTGGATATTATCAGGGTAACCTCAGCCTAGCTGCTGAGACCGGGCCAGGATGCCGTTGGGGTTAACGGATAAAGGACCTACAGGAGAATGATCGTCCTACGTCTGGTAGGGGTCACACTAAGCTCTAATCTCTCTTGTACATGGCAGAGATTGTTTTATTAACATTTGGCAACGATATTTTTAGTTTCTTGAAATAATTGTTCTTGATGTTGCATAACTATGCGGTCGTGCTTTTGAAAACAATGTTATGCTTTAAACTTTAATAGATTAATGTAATAGACACAAGTTTCCTTACTTCATCGTTTTTCATTCCTATTGCTTTtcgaatatcagaaaaaaaaaagcatctacATAACGGGAACCTAAAATTTTCAGTATTTCTAAAATAATACTTGTAATAAACTCCCGTTAATAAAAGGCTCATTAATTTCAGCAATTCTATTAATTGTCTATTTCACGGAATTGTGATTTCAACGTATTtctaatatgaataaaagaaataatgtgATTAGATATAGAAAACAAAAGGTAATTTCTGGAGTTGGAACTTCCGTTATTCTCAAGTTTTACGCTTCTCTTTAAATTTGTGTCAGGGAGAGGACGCTTGACTTTCTGCTTGAAGGTTGACTACAGAGTTCCTTAGAAACCAGACTTATGAAAAACACTCTAAATGATAATTTTTGAAATTGTGTATTAGGTTTGGTTTGAGTTTATTATCATGGCTACTCCATTTTACTTCCATGTTTTCTGAACGCGTGGCTGTTTAAAAGATCTCCCAAAGTATTATGTCCAGATATATTTTGTTGTAAGGGTAGGAAGAGTTTTGATAATACACTTGATCTTGTTTATATAAATTTGCCTTTTCAGATCAACCCATTAAACCAACATTTAAATTTTACGAGATTTGAGTTAAGGAAccggatatactgtagatataaactACAGTAAAGAATATGGATTGCAAAGTCGGCCCTCAGGGTGTTTACTAAACTTAATGTGGTGAcagatgtggtaacgtctttgactggtgaatgccagactggtattcgagtcccgctcagacttgttagtttctttggtcgctgcaatctcaccattcttgtgagttaaggatggagttgggggttggggagcctataactctatctgctgagtcatcagcaactatatcttgtgtgtagagggggcttgagctctgatcatatgtatatatagtcagtctctagggcattgtcctgcttgatagggcaatgtcactgtccattgcctctgccattcacgagttacctttaaacctattTATCTTTATCTGGACGGATTAAAACTttatcatagagaaaaaaaaatgctataaagataTTCGTCTGTATTTCCATCAAAAAGTATCATTTCGTCTCTCTCCTGAAATTTCGTTACAAGAGTCTGAAGTCGATAAACTATATTACTATAGCCAGGAATTCAAAGCTAGATAATTGAGAGTAACTGTATCGCTAGTTAACAAAACGAAGCGTGACTGATAGACCAAATAACGGCTTACAGATAATAGAAGTTCACGAGAATGGGCGACAATGACATACTTTGGTTTGTGCATGGTCTCACTTTTTGTTGATCAGTTGAGTGATAGCTTTTACGAAAGTATCCAGTATCACATCGCTTCTTAACAGTTAGTACATTATCACTCGGTTGTATAAAGAACAcgttcattcgaaaaaaaaaaactagtttcatTTGTTGAAGTCTGGTGATAcgcttcttgtattttatttcttaaatgtaCGCTAGCAAGGCTTAATGGGTCTAACCCAAAACTTACTGTAGGGTTTGGTGTaacccaggggtggccaaccttttgttttccTTGCACCAATTCTTTTCACTTCTTATTCAGATGCGCCTAACAAACTTTAACCCGCtttctatcctatatatatatatatatatatatatatatatatatatatatatatatatatatatatatatatatatatatatatatatatatatagatagatagatagatagatagatattgacacTAAATTTGCATTGATAAATGCAGGACATAGCAGACGGTCcccttgagctttttttttttttttttttttttttgtattttttcctgGAAATCAATATCATTCATTTTTCTATGAGCAGTcatggtttttattttattatctctggggtatagtgcgccacttgtaatcgtgcaatgcgccactgttggcgcatgcgccataggttggccacccctggtgtAACCTAAATACAAAATAATTACGATTTTGATCAATGGTTCACTTCTGACAGATTTTCCAGTAGGTATCATTGCGTCTCATCAGAAACATCTGTAGACCGATTAGTCCCGTCATCATTACTCCGTAGCCAAAGAAAATGAAGACCCCAACTTCTCTCGAACAAGTTCGTTCAATTTGGATTATGTTAGTCTAaatgccagcacgggctcttgcctttggttTATCTACTATTTCTGTCAAATAGATGCCGGGAAGCGAAAATGGTGTTTCTTTTATGCGCTCGTCACATTTGACACTAATGTTCACGTATGCTGGTGGCTGGTTGGTTTAAATTAAACCAGTTTTATACCAGCACGGGCGTTTGCCCGAAGATAACTAGTGAGAGAGAAGGGAagtattattatctaagctacaatcctagttggaaaagcaagatgctacaaccccaaaggctccaacacggaaaaatagcccacacTGATAAgaaaacaacctgtttaagcttgcctttgcgTGTTTGAGTTTATTTGAGTTTTGTGACCTTCATGCTCGCAACTGCTTGTAAATATGCTCGTTATCTGTGGAATAAAtgttatttgcattcacctcgcctctctggtaGAACCTTACAGTTACGTTGCCACAAAAGCATAATCTTCAGAATCTCTATAGACTTATTTGATGATTTGCGCATTCACGTAATTTGTAATTTATATTCGCTTTGCTGTGTATTGATGTTCAAGAAATTATAATGTACAAAAAGACAAGATTATTCCAACTAAACCTCACGCCAACCTCCCctgtaaaataaatctttcctgtcacgatcatgggagagagagagtagtcataccttgtaaGAAGGGGTAACCCCcgaggcacactcggaaaccacacactcccacaaattgctgaactatagtcaatttcttttagctaggcatatttgcaccgactcgcagcggtgtccttttagctcggaaaagtttcctgatcgctgattggttggacaagatattctaaccaatcagcgatcaggaaacttttccgagctaaaagggcaccgttgcgagtcggtgcaactctgcctcgctaaaagaaatggactatagcagatTGAAGTTAGGGAagagttgaatctctgtgtgtatgcatatctacataaatatttaatgccatttttgactggtcgcttaCACTAGTGGACAAAAGAAAACGGTAACTTTGTCACATGTTTTAATAAAGCTTCATTATAACTGAATTTATATTTAGTGGACCTCTATTGGAGTAAGTTTCCTTCGTTCTGCcgaaggttttctggcatcctggcatttaaggtcattgacgccgctctACCGTTTCAGAAATGTGACCTTTTGTTAGAGTGGGATTGTTGGAATTAAGAACACGACAAAGACGATCTGATACTTTTTATTCGGAATAGAATTACCTGGTCTCAGTGAATAATTAGGtctctatttagaaaaaaaaaattggtaacgtTGATGAAAAGATATCAATAATACACCCGTAACTCgtcttaaagaaaatattattagttCTTCCAAAATTTGATGATAATATAAACAGACTCATTGTTTAAATTCCTGTATGAATATTGTTTGCAAATTGCATCTTTTTGAGAATTAAGTagctttttacttatacacaaattAACATACATCGTTAAATAGAAAACAGAACACAGACAACATTGAGGCCCCTAGGTATAGCAGTGACGGCATACTCATCATGAAATAGATATCAAATGAAATAAATAGTTAGCATGAATTAGCCATGCCATATATGAAAATAGATAGTGATCATTTTGATAACACTGATGATATTGCACGACTTTTGAAATTGAAAATGGCGGTAAAGAACTAAACCCATATAGCATTTTTATTACGGGGATGTAAAcctcttagaataaaaaaaaaaatgctatgatgACGATATATGATAAATCTCCAAAAGATTCAAAAATATTCTTTCAGCTATATCGCACTATCCATACGACGCCGGAGGTACTCTGTGAAGTTGGCGCTTGCCAACGGTCTATGACGATCCTTCAACAATTCGCATTTGGGATAGGCTAACTGACAGCTAGCTCCTCCTCGACCTGCCTCAGCTGCATTTACCGCGCTTCGGTACCGCTTCGAGTCGAAGCTTGTGAAGGACTTGGCGGCCACTTTGGTCAACAGGGAAGCTACAAAGCCGCTGGCAGCTTGGTCGACAAAGCCATTGCTTGAGGACATCTCAGTTAGCTGGTGGTTGGCTTCGCACAGGCTTCTTTCTAGACAAGATGGGTCAACATAGCCGTCGTTCGCGTCTACCAGGGAGTGCTGGAATGAGCAACAAAACATTAGCCCTCTTATATGAATGAGGTATCATTATAAAGGATGCTGTGACATGATATAAAGTATATTGAGTAAATAGCACCTATAATCCACGAGAAGAATGAGCGGCAGGTGGTTTCAGTGCTTAAGATTTAACTTTTATGATGGTTTACGTTTAGTACTTAAGAAATCATCATTACATAACATATTACTCATCAAGACTATGACTATGTGTAGTTGTCCCTCTTCGGTGCAATGGTATTCTGAATGTGAAGTTCCTCGACCAATGAaagaaattgatgtatatatatatatatatatatatatatatatatatatatatatatatatatatatatatatatatatacatatatatacatacatataaatatatatatatgtatatatatatatatatatatatatatatatatatatatatatatatatatatatgtataaatatatatatatatatatatatatatatatatatatatatatatatatatatatatatatatatactatatatatactgtatatatacagtatattgcacaAAACTTTAATTATGTCtgaatatagttatatagatatattctgCACCAAAGTGTTATCCAT
Coding sequences within:
- the LOC137621020 gene encoding uncharacterized protein, whose amino-acid sequence is MGDDMGAVSAGRSYEVGWDEGGYEDSIDCNAALGIIGLLGLIELLRDMIEDMTKEDAPAEGERRSLRTRRSLGSFASGLFPTFFGDSSPGFLQTLPVVLVPLLHSLVDANDGYVDPSCLERSLCEANHQLTEMSSSNGFVDQAASGFVASLLTKVAAKSFTSFDSKRYRSAVNAAEAGRGGASCQLAYPKCELLKDRHRPLASANFTEYLRRRMDSAI